In Chelmon rostratus isolate fCheRos1 chromosome 4, fCheRos1.pri, whole genome shotgun sequence, a genomic segment contains:
- the LOC121605074 gene encoding dipeptidyl peptidase 9-like — MHRVKRLKIEDRTEDGQESVREALAGMTGVDELSDSTEVVEMEDVNPTQFQVEKHTWDGLRKIIRNSRKNTGVVINKAPHDFHFIQKDETSPHSHRIYYLGMPYASRENALLYSDIPKKVRKDALLVLSWKQLLDHFQASPHHGGFSREEELLRERKRLGVSGITSYDYHRPSGLFLFQANSSLYYCRDGGNKSFITSPMEPVEIKSQSPGTRMDPKICPGDPNFIGFINNSDIWVTSIETGEERRLTFCHKGIGNPKEDTKSAGVATFVTQEEFDRFTGYWWSPAAREESDGGKTLQILYEEVDESVVEIIHVPSPALEERKTDVYRYPRAGSKNPDITLKIAEIRTDSLGKIVSTQEKELPVPFTSLFPGAEYITRAGWTKDGRYAWAVMMDRRQQCLQLVLLPPALFIPAHQEEASKQESLEALGDTVQPFIIYQETSDIWINVHDIFHPFIQTRDDEITFITVNESKTGFCHLYKITSMLQRGSFCWAKGYTHSEDDFKCPVKEEVTVTSGEWEVLANHGAKRSSSPQIWVDEAAKLVYFQGTKDSPLEHHLYVVNYDLPGEIVRLTKPGFSHSCSVSQTFDMFVSHYSSLTTTPCVHIYKLSGSDSDPLHKEPQFWASMMESSGFPFDCTAPEIFSFTGKSGFKLYGMLYKPHNLVPGRKHPTVVFVYGGPQVQLVNNSYKGVKYLRLSTLASLGYAVLVIDGRGSCQRGLKFEGAVKDRMGQVEIEDQVEGLHYVADKYKFVDLSRVAIHGWSYGGFLSLMGLIHKPDVFKVAVAGAPVTLWMAYDTGYTERYLDTPEKNQKGYEACSVALHVDKLPNEPNRLLILHGFLDENVHFFHTNFLVSQLIRAGKPYNLQVYPNERHSIRCPESGEHYEITLLHFLQQNL, encoded by the exons ATGCACAGAGTAAAGAGGCTGAAAATTGAAGACAGAACAGAAGACGGCCAGGAAAG CGTCAGAGAGGCACTGGCAGGCATGACGGGGGTGGACGAGCTGTCTGACAGCACAGAGGTGGTGGAGATGGAGGACGTGAATCCTACCCAGTTTCAGGTGGAGAAGCATACATGGGATGGCCTGAGGAAGATCATCCGCAACAGCCGCAAGAACACAGGCGTGGTTATCAACAAGGCACCACATGACTTCCATTTTATCCAGAAGGATGAGACCAGTCCGCACTCCCATCGCATCTACTACCTCG GAATGCCTTACGCCAGCAGGGAAAATGCATTACTCTACTCAGACATTCCCAAGAAGGTCCGCAAAGATGCTCTCTTGGTTTTGTCATGGAAACAGCTGCTGGATCACTTTCAG GCCAGCCCTCACCACGGGGGCTTCTCCcgggaggaggagctgctgcgtGAGAGGAAACGTTTGGGGGTTTCTGGCATCACCTCCTATGATTACCACCGTCCCAGCGGCCTCTTCCTGTTCCAGGCCAACAGCAGCCTGTACTACTGCCGTGATGGTGGAAACAAGAGCTTCATT actTCTCCTATGGAACCCGTTGAGATTAAGAGCCAGAGTCCAGGTACACGCATGGACCCCAAGATCTGCCCCGGGGACCCCAACTTCATCGGCTTCATCAACAACAGCGACATTTGGGTGACCAGCATTGAGAcgggtgaagagaggaggcTCACCTTCTGCCATAAAG GTATTGGTAACCCAAAGGAGGACACCAAATCTGCTGGTGTAGCCACTTTTGTCACACAGGAGGAGTTTGACCGCTTCACTGGATACTGGTGGTCACCAGCTGCTCGTGAAG AATCAGATGGTGGTAAGACTCTGCAGATTCTGTACGAGGAGGTGGACGAGTCTGTAGTCGAAATCATTCATGTTCCATCTCCGGCTTTGGAGGAGCGCAAGACCGATGTGTACAGATACCCACGTGCAg gcagcAAGAATCCGGATATTACTCTCAAAATAGCAGAAATCAGGACAGACAGTCTCGGCAAA ATTGTCAGCACACAGGAAAAGGAGCTGCCTGTTCCCTTCACCAGCCTCTTCCCTGGTGCTGAATATATCACCAGAGCTGGATGGACAAAAGACGGCCGATA CGCGTGGGCGGTCATGATGGACCGACGGCAGCAGTGCCTCCAGTTGGTCCTGTTGCCTCCAGCACTCTTCATCCCAGCACATCAGGAGGAGGCCAGCAAGCAAGAGAGCCTGGAGGCCCTCGGAGACACCGTCCAGCCCTTCATCATCTACCAGGAGACCAGCGACATCTGGATCAAT GTCCACGACATcttccatccattcatccaaaCCAGGGATGATGAGATCACCTTCATTACAGTGAATGAATCAAAAACAGGTTTCTGCCACCTGTATAAAATCACCTCGATGTTACAGCGGGGCAGCTTCTGCTGGGCCAAAGGCTACACACACTCTGAAG ATGATTTTAAGTGTCCAGTCAAAGAGGAGGTGACAGTAACCAGTGGGGAGTGGGAGGTGCTGGCCAATCACGGAGCAAAG CGTTCGTCCAGTCCTCAGATTTGGGTGGACGAGGCGGCAAAGCTGGTTTACTTCCAGGGAACCAAAGACTCTCCTCTGGAACATCACCTCTATGTTGTGAACTACGACTTGCCGGGAGAAATCGTCCGACTCACCAAACCCGGCTTCTcccacagctgctctgtgagccAG acatttgacatgtttgtCAGCCATTACAGCAGCTTGACCACGACACCCTGTGTACACATCTACAAGCTGAGTGGCTCGGACAGCGACCCGCTGCACAAAGAGCCTCAGTTCTGGGCGAGCATGATGGAGTCTTCTG GTTTTCCATTCGACTGCACTGCTCCAGAGATCTTCAGCTTCACGGGGAAGTCGGGCTTCAAACTGTACGGCATGTTGTACAAACCACACAACCTGGTCCCCGGCAGGAAGCATCCCACCGTCGTCTTTGTTTACGGCGGCCCGCAG gtcCAGTTAGTGAATAACTCCTATAAAGGAGTGAAGTACCTACGGCTGAGCACACTGGCGTCTCTGGGCTACGCTGTGCTGGTCATCGATGGGCGGGGCTCCTGTCAGCGGGGACTCAAGTTTGAAGGAGCTGTGAAGGACAGAATG GGTCAGGTGGAGATTGAAGACCAGGTGGAGGGTTTGCACTATGTAGCTGACAAGTACAAGTTTGTGGACCTGAGTCGTGTTGCCATCCATGGCTGGTCGTATGGAGGCTTCCTGTCCCTCATGGGCCTCATCCACAAACCTGACGTCTTCAAG gttgCTGTTGCAGGTGCTCCAGTGACATTGTGGATGGCTTATGACACTGGCTACACAGAGCGATATCTGGACACGCCTGAAAAAAACCAGAAGGGATACGAGGCTTGTTCTGTCGCCCTGCATGTCGACAAACTTCCAAATGA GCCCAACAGGCTGCTGATACTGCATGGGTTTCTAGATGAGAATGTGCACTTTTTCCACACAAACTTCCTGGTGTCTCAACTCATCCGGGCAGGGAAACCGTACAACCTGCAG gtTTATCCCAACGAGCGACACAGCATTCGATGTCCAGAGTCTGGGGAACATTATGAGATCACGCTGCTGCACTTCCTCCAGCAGAACCTCTGA
- the LOC121605726 gene encoding angiopoietin-related protein 4-like → MKTAQLLILLVTILVHAAVGFPTDRRAPAGRDKHASWDDVNVVAHGLLQLGQGLKEHVDKAKAQMRDVNAKLKAFNGTVADLERKQQEQDEALKARSKEVEERERLAADLAEEVRVKVEEVKKQSEDLHSRMDRLEEKVDEVQVVDSNNSDNTFIQRLVVAQNRRIDQLVEKIKQQQNKLEKQSLHLQALQSKVAHKRVKSHRRRDEETALRGEAEHSNNTTGLARDCHDLFAQGQRASGVYTIQPESSQPFNVLCDMTSEGGWTVIQKRQDGSQNFNQLWESYKRGFGSLNGDFWLGLDNIHSLSKQGQYVLQVELSGLAGQQQAAARYRFQLDGEEKLFTLRLEEESSPGVQEEIIMTGASGLPFSTADRDNDLAADVNCADLLSGGWWFSSCGESNLNGRYPRRPSALRQHQSRRQGMFWTSTKGQKNSVKTTLLKIAPATMKQ, encoded by the exons ATGAAGACGGCTCAGCTTCTCATACTCCTGGTGACCATTCTGGTGCACGCAGCAGTCGGCTTTCCCACTGACAGAAGAGCTCCGGCGGGCCGAGACAAACACGCCTCCTGGGACGACGTGAACGTGGTGGCTCATGGCCTCCTGCAGCTGGGCCAGGGTCTGAAGGAGCACGTGGACAAGGCCAAAGCCCAGATGAGAGACGTCAACGCCAAGCTGAAAGCCTTCAACGGCACGGTGGCCGACctggagaggaagcagcaggagcaaGATGAAGCTCTGAAGGCAAGaagcaaagaggtggaggagagggagaggctggcGGCAGACCTGGCAGAGGAGGTTagggtgaaggtggaggaggtgaagaagcaGAGCGAGGACCTCCACTCCAGGATGGACAGACTGGAGGAGAAGGTGGATGAGGTGCAAGTTGTGGACAGCAACAACAGCGATAACACATTTATCCAG AGGCTGGTGGTGGCTCAGAACAGACGCATTGACCAGCTGGTGGAGAAGAtcaagcagcaacaaaacaaactggagaAGCAGAGTCTGCACCTGCAAGCACTGCAGAGCAAG GTCGCACATAAGAGAGTGAAATCACACAGACGGAGAGATGAAGAGACTGCACTGAGGGGCGAGGCAGAGCACAGCAATAACACAACAG GTCTGGCCAGAGACTGTCACGATCTGTTTGCACAAGGGCAGCGAGCCAGCGGCGTCTACACAATCCAACCAGAGAGCTCCCAGCCCTTCAACGTCCTCTGTGACATGACTTCAG aaGGTGGATGGACCGTCATCCAGAAACGTCAAGATGGATCCCAGAACTTCAATCAGCTGTGGGAAAGCTATAAGAGAGGCTTCGGTAGCCTGAACG GCGACTTTTGGTTGGGCTTGGACAACATCCACTCCCTGTCCAAACAAGGCCAGTACgtcctgcaggtggagctctCTGGTTTAGCGGGACAGCAGCAGGCGGCAGCTCGTTATCGATTCCAACTTGACGGAGAAGAGAAGTTGTTCACTCTGCGCCTGGAGGAGGAGTCTTCACCTGGGGTTCAGGAGGAAATAATCATGACAGGAGCCTCCGGTCTTCCTTTCTCCACTGCCGACAGAGACAACGACCTCGCCGCAGACGTCAACTGTGCTGATCTGCTCTCAG GTGGTTGGTGGTTCAGCAGTTGCGGTGAGTCGAACCTCAATGGCAGATATCCCAGAAGGCCGAGCGCGCTCAGACAGCACCAGTCCAGAAGACAAGGGATGTTTTGGACGTCCACAAAGGGACAAAAGAACTCTGTGAAGACCACTCTGCTGAAGATCGCCCCCGCTACCATGAAGCAATAA